From a region of the Sorex araneus isolate mSorAra2 chromosome 10, mSorAra2.pri, whole genome shotgun sequence genome:
- the LOC129399102 gene encoding taste receptor type 2 member 19-like, which translates to MISLLPSILTILVMAEFVLGSFANGFILLVNYNDWVKTRKFSLADQMIVALAISRIVFFCVFLIVWYIGIFDASLNSFEVFIIINMAWVVSYHFSIWLATSLSIFYLLKIANFSSLLFLYLKRRVKRVVLIILMGSLVFFMFNLILAILDENVWVNQHRGNRTVRNKREKIIRLSNMSVFTLTIFTAFVMSLTSFVLLIFSLWKHLRNMQAEGKESQDPSTEVHIRAIKTMTSYLLLFACYFVSLLIPIWSSNRMRNRTVLQVFQSSLGLYPSIHSFILIWGNKKLQQSFLSFLCQVRLRLTERKRTLSTSGRKQTDESATLSSPAAFSMCI; encoded by the coding sequence ATGATCTCTTTATTACCAAGCATTCTTACCATCCTAGTAATGGCAGAATTTGTTCTAGGAAGTTTTGCCAATGGCTTCATCCTGCTGGTAAACTACAATGATTGGGTCAAGACACGAAAGTTCTCCTTAGCAGATCAAATGATCGTGGCTTTGGCAATCTCCAGGattgtttttttctgtgtatttctaATAGTTTGGTATATAGGGATTTTTGATGCATCTTTGAATAGTTTtgaagttttcattattattaatatggCTTGGGTTGTAAGCTACCATTTTAGCATCTGGCTTGCAACCAGCCTTAGCATATTCTATTTGCTCAAGATCGCCAATTTTTCTAGCCTCCTATTTCTTTACTTGAAGAGGAGAGTTAAAAGAGTAGTTCTTATAATACTCATGGGAAGTTTGGTCTTTTTCATGTTTAATCTTATCCTGGCAATCTTGGATGAGAATGTGTGGGTGAATCAACATCGTGGGAACAGGACAGTGAGGAACAAGAGGGAGAAAATTATTCGCCTTTCCAATATGTCTGTCTTCACTCTGACAATCTTCACAGCCTTTGTGATGTCCCTGACCTCATTTGTGTTGCTGATTTTTTCCCTGTGGAAACATCTCAGGAACATGCAAGCAGAGGGCAAAGAATCCCAGGATCCCAGCACCGAGGTCCACATCAGAGCCATCAAAACGATGACTTCCTACCTCCTGCTGTTTGCTTGTTACTTTGTGTCTCTACTCATCCCAATTTGGAGTTCTAACAGGATGCGGAACAGAACCGTCCTCCAAGTCTTCCAGAGTTCTTTAGGACTGTATCCTTCAATCCACTCATTTATCTTAATCTGGGGAAATAAGAAGCTGCAAcagtcttttctttcctttttgtgtcagGTGAGGCTGAGGCTGACAGAAAGGAAAAGGACATTGTCTACCTCAGGCAGAAAACAAACTGATGAATCTGCTACTTTATCTAGTCCTGCTGCTTTTTCAATGTGTATATAA